From a region of the Arachis ipaensis cultivar K30076 chromosome B09, Araip1.1, whole genome shotgun sequence genome:
- the LOC107617618 gene encoding putative ABC transporter C family member 15 isoform X1, with protein MALEEDYFYNILSPTNIRSLNLSSWIPVDSPCLLEHIILPVEFGFFLILLFQLLRKNLNFINKQNKIPSDMIHQTITTNHGLAYKISIVLTTLMVALHAATLSLIIFNHETQCTSKFKAIASETIQVLSWGVSLIAIFKVSRTSSYFPWILRAWWICSFILCIVGTSLHTIFSVSQKGQIGLREYADFIGLVTSTFLLIVSIRGKSDIVCVQKSEVTEPLLSSKPGKTSEFPKESPYGKATLMQLINFSWLNPLFEEGYKKPLEQSDIPNVDIKDSAEFLTSAFDESLRQVKEKDGTTNPSIYKAIYHFTRKKAAINALFAIICASASYVGPYLITDFVDFLGDKEKQGLKTGYLLSLAFLCAKMVETITQRQWIFGARQLGLRLRSALISHIYKKGLHLSNRSRQSHTGGEIMNYMSVDVQRITDFIWYVNVIWMLPIQISLAVLILHTNLGLGSMAALAATLAVMTLNIPLTKIQKRYQAKIMAAKDERMKATSEVLRNMKTLKLQAWDSEFLQRLESLRKVEYNWLLKSLQQAALSAFIFWGSPTFISVITFWACMLMGIELTAGRVLSAFATFRMLQDPIFSLPDLLNVMAQGKVSVDRIASYLREEEIQHDVIENVSRDKTEFDVVIDKGRFSWDPESRTPSIDQIELKVKRGMKVAICGSVGSGKSSLLSGILGEIYKQSGKVKISGTKAYVPQSPWILTGNIRDNITFGKEYDPEKYEKTVQACALKKDFELFSCGDLTEIGERGINMSGGQKQRIQIARAVYQDADIYLLDDPFSAVDAHTGTHLFKECLMGILKEKTILFVTHQVEFLPAADLILVMQNGKITQAGKFEELLKQNIGFEVLVGAHSKALESILTVENSSRTAQNPIAEAESNLNAKLMHKEQHDTVEDNPPERKGNEGKLVQDEERETGSISKEVYWTYLTTAKGGALVPVIILAQSSFQILQIASNYWMAWVCPTSSDAKPIFDMNFILLIYMVLSVSGALCVLVRALLVAYTGLWTAQTFFTSMLHSVLRAPMSFFDSTPTGRILNRVSTDQSILDLEMATKLGWCAFSVIQILGTIAVMSQVAWQVFAIFIPVTAVCIWYQRYYTPTARELARLAQIQIAPILHHFAESLAGAASIRAFDQEGRFIHTNLDLVDGHARPWFHNVSAMEWLSFRLNILSNFVFAFSLVMLVSLPEGIINPSIAGLAVTYGINLNVLQAQVIWNICNAENKMISVERILQYRNIASEAPLVIQDSRPPSNWPATGTICFTNLEIRYAEQLPSVLKHITCTFPGQKKIGVVGRTGSGKSTLIQAIFRIVEPREGSIVIDNVDICKIGLHDLRSRLSIIPQDPSMFEGTVRGNLDPLELYSDTQIWEALDKCQLGQLVREKQDKLDSPVVENGENWSVGQRQLFCLGRALLKRSSILVLDEATASVDSATDGVIQQIISHEFKDRTVVTIAHRIHTVIDSDLVLVLSDGRIAEYDEPSKLLEREDSFFYKLIKEYSSRSSGFNSLAAQHVQS; from the exons ATGGCTTTGGAGGAGGACTACTTCTACAACATACTTAGTCCAACAA ATATTAGAAGTTTGAATTTGTCTTCATGGATTCCAGTAGATTCACCATGCTTGTTGGAGCATATAATTCTACCTGTGGAATTTGGATTCTTTCTGATATTGTTATTCCAACTTCTGAGGAAAAATTTGAACTTCATCAACAAGCAGAACAAAATCCCCTCAGATATGATTCATCAAACTATAACAACAAACCATGGTTTAGCTTACAAAATCAGCATAGTTCTCACCACTTTGATGGTAGCTCTTCATGCAGCAACTCTATCACTTATCATTTTCAATCATGAGACTCAATGCACTTCAAAATTCAAGGCTATTGCATCAGAAACAATTCAAGTTCTATCATGGGGTGTGAGTCTAATTGCAATTTTCAAGGTATCAAGAACAAGTTCTTATTTTCCTTGGATTCTCAGAGCTTGGTGGATTTGTAGTTTCATTTTGTGCATTGTTGGAACATCACTTCATACAATATTCAGTGTTAGCCAAAAGGGTCAAATTGGTTTAAGAGAATATGCAGATTTCATTGGTTTGGTTACTTCAACATTCTTATTGATTGTTTCAATTAGAGGGAAGAGTGACATTGTGTGTGTTCAAAAAAGTGAGGTAACTGAACCACTTCTGAGTTCAAAACCTGGTAAAACTTCAGAATTTCCAAAGGAATCTCCATATGGAAAGGCTACTTTGATGCAACTCATCAACTTCTCTTGGCTCAATCCATTGTTTGAAGAAGGTTACAAGAAACCTCTTGAGCAAAGTGACATTCCTAATGTTGATATCAAGGACTCGGCCGAGTTTCTAACCTCGGCCTTCGACGAGAGCCTTAGGCAGGTAAAGGAGAAAGATGGAACTACAAACCCCTCTATTTACAAGGCAATCTATCACTTCACCAGGAAGAAAGCAGCAATCAATGCGCTTTTCGCCATAATATGCGCTTCGGCTTCATATGTTGGTCCATACTTGATCACTGACTTTGTTGATTTCTTGGGGGACAAGGAAAAGCAGGGGTTGAAAACAGGGTATCTTCTTTCACTAGCATTCTTGTGTGCTAAGATGGTTGAGACAATAACTCAGAGGCAATGGATTTTCGGTGCAAGGCAATTAGGCCTTCGCCTTAGATCTGCATTGATATCTCATATATATAAGAAGGGTCTGCATCTTTCGAATAGATCGCGACAAAGTCACACAGGCGGCGAGATAATGAACTATATGAGTGTTGATGTGCAGAGAATCACAGATTTCATTTGGTATGTCAATGTGATTTGGATGCTTCCTATACAAATTTCTTTAGCAGTGCTCATTTTGCATACAAATCTTGGATTAGGCTCCATGGCCGCGCTAGCTGCGACTCTAGCAGTGATGACTCTGAACATACCTCTTACCAAAATACAGAAAAGATACCAAGCAAAGATCATGGCAGCCAAAGATGAAAGAATGAAAGCAACTTCAGAAGTTCTGAGAAACATGAAAACTTTGAAGCTTCAAGCATGGGATAGTGAATTTCTTCAAAGGCTAGAATCATTGAGGAAAGTGGAGTATAATTGGTTACTGAAATCATTACAACAAGCAGCACTTTCTGCTTTTATCTTCTGGGGATCACCTACATTCATATCTGTGATAACCTTTTGGGCTTGTATGCTAATGGGAATCGAGCTAACGGCCGGAAGAGTCTTATCCGCATTCGCCACATTTAGAATGTTACAGGATCCTATTTTCAGCCTACCTGATTTACTCAATGTCATGGCTCAAGGGAAAGTTTCAGTTGATAGGATCGCTTCGTACCTTAGGGAGGAAGAAATCCAGCATGATGTCATTGAAAATGTATCAAGGGACAAAACAGAATTTGATGTAGTCATTGATAAAGGGAGATTCAGCTGGGATCCAGAGTCTAGAACTCCATCTATTGATCAAATAGAGTTGAAAGTTAAAAGAGGAATGAAGGTGGCGATTTGTGGATCGGTTGGTTCTGGAAAATCAAGCCTGCTGTCTGGTATTTTGGGAGAGATATATAAGCAATCCGGGAAAGTGAAGATCAGTGGAACCAAAGCTTATGTTCCACAGTCTCCATGGATTCTTACAGGGAATATTAGAGACAATATCACATTTGGAAAAGAGTATGATCCTGAAAAGTATGAGAAAACTGTCCAAGCTTGTGCATTAAAGAAGGACTTTGAGCTATTCTCTTGTGGTGATCTCACTGAGATTGGGGAAAGAGGGATCAACATGAGTGGTGGACAAAAGCAGAGGATTCAGATAGCGCGAGCCGTATACCAAGATGCTGATATATATCTTCTTGATGACCCTTTTAGCGCCGTCGATGCACATACCGGAACACACCTATTTAAA GAGTGTCTTATGGGGATTCTTAAAGAGAAAACCATACTTTTTGTTACACACCAAGTTGAATTTCTTCCAGCAGCAGATCTCATCCTG GTGATGCAAAATGGAAAAATTACACAAGCTGGAAAATTTGAAGAGCTTCTAAAGCAAAACATAGGATTTGAAGTCTTAGTTGGTGCTCATAGTAAAGCTCTCGAGTCGATTCTCACTGTCGAAAACTCAAGCAGAACAGCTCAAAATCCCATAGCTGAAGCAGAATCCAACTTAAATGCGAAACTCATGCACAAAGAACAGCATGACACAGTGGAAGATAATCCACCAGAGAGAAAAGGAAATGAAGGAAAATTGGTTCAAGATGAAGAAAGAGAAACAGGAAGCATATCAAAAGAAGTGTACTGGACTTATTTGACAACTGCGAAAGGAGGAGCATTGGTTCCGGTTATAATCTTAGCACAATCTTCATTCCAAATACTTCAGATTGCAAGTAACTATTGGATGGCTTGGGTTTGTCCTACAAGTAGTGATGCTAAGCCTATATTTGACATGAATTTCATACTTCTTATTTACATGGTTCTTTCTGTTTCTGGCGCGCTATGTGTTCTGGTGCGAGCCTTGTTGGTCGCATACACCGGCCTTTGGACAGCACAGACATTTTTCACAAGCATGCTGCATAGTGTGCTTAGAGCTCCAATGTCATTCTTTGATTCAACACCAACTGGAAGAATCTTGAACAGG GTCTCTACAGATCAAAGTATTCTAGATTTGGAGATGGCAACCAAATTAGGATGGTGTGCTTTCTCTGTAATACAAATTCTGGGAACTATTGCAGTGATGTCTCAGGTGGCATGGCAAGTTTTCGCCATTTTCATTCCGGTAACTGCAGTCTGCATATGGTATCAA AGATATTACACACCAACAGCAAGAGAACTGGCTCGCTTAGCACAGATACAAATTGCACCAATCCTCCACCATTTTGCAGAATCTTTAGCCGGAGCAGCGTCGATACGAGCTTTCGATCAAGAAGGCAGATTCATACATACAAATCTTGATCTTGTGGATGGCCATGCAAGGCCATGGTTTCATAATGTGTCTGCAATGGAATGGCTTTCTTTCAGATTGAACATACTTTCAAATTTTGTTTTTGCCTTCTCACTTGTTATGCTTGTGAGCCTCCCTGAAGGAATAATCAATCCAA GCATTGCAGGGTTGGCAGTAACATATGGGATCAATTTGAATGTGTTGCAAGCTCAAGTTATATGGAACATATGCAATGCTGAAAACAAGATGATCTCAGTTGAAAGAATTCTGCAATACAGAAATATAGCAAGTGAGGCACCACTTGTCATTCAGGACAGCAGGCCGCCGAGCAACTGGCCGGCGACCGGAACAATATGTTTCACAAATTTAGAG ATACGCTATGCTGAACAACTCCCATCAGTTCTGAAACACATCACATGCACATTCCCGGGACAGAAGAAAATTGGCGTTGTAGGACGAACCGGAAGTGGAAAATCGACCCTTATTCAGGCGATTTTTAGGATTGTTGAGCCAAGAGAAGGAAGCATTGTGATTGACAATGTGGACATATGCAAGATAGGTCTGCATGACTTAAGGTCAAGGCTCAGCATCATCCCACAAGACCCTTCCATGTTTGAAGGCACTGTTAGGGGCAACTTGGACCCCTTGGAACTATACTCTGACACTCAAATCTGGGAG GCACTAGATAAATGTCAACTTGGTCAGCTAGTGAGGGAAAAGCAAGACAAGTTGGATAGCCCAG TGGTAGAAAATGGTGAGAATTGGAGTGTGGGACAAAGGCAACTATTTTGCCTAGGAAGAGCATTGCTGAAGAGAAGCAGCATATTAGTTCTTGATGAAGCAACTGCCTCTGTGGACTCTGCAACTGATGGGGTGATACAGCAGATCATCAGTCACGAGTTTAAAGATCGGACCGTCGTCACAATTGCTCATCGTATCCACACGGTTATAGACAGTGATCTTGTTTTGGTGCTCAGTGATG GGAGAATCGCCGAGTATGATGAGCCGTCGAAGTTACTTGAAAGAGAAGATTCCTTCTTCTATAAACTCATAAAGGAGTATTCAAGCAGATCAAGTGGCTTCAACAGCTTAGCAGCTCAACATGTTCAAAGCTag